The nucleotide sequence taaaatataatagctcctgctgtcacacaaggatgtcatgacatcagtcatgaCATTCGCCAGAACATGTATTAGGTAAACACAAATGCAACGTGCATTACACGCtatcaaacatgtcatgacattagtcaagacattaaacacatAGGTATGTTTTACTATAAATGCAAccaacatgaaaacatctacATGTAGGTTGTACCTGGTTTCCTTGATATGTGGAAAAAGGACCACCTTGAGAGTTCGAAGGACCCTCTGTTGTACCCAAGAAGGAAGGTACAGTGGTCGAACCATAAATAGGTATGGTGCCTATGGACAGCGGTATAGAGTTATTCGTAGTCATAGACCATGTAGATGTGGGGATGGCTTGGGAACTATTTGTGGCCATAGATCTTGAAGATACAGGTATGGCCTGAGAACTACTTATGGCCATAGATCTTGAAGATATAGGTATGGCCTGAGAGTTAGGCATAATGGTCGAAGCATTGTTCGAACTTCCTATGATCGTACCAGACCCTTGCGGAGGATTTTGTCCTTCTTGATCATTGGTCGAATTAACCATTTTTCTATTGTATTTTCTCTTAGGTATTATCTGCAAATTGCTGGTAGTTTTCCCACTCCTAAGGTTCATATTATACTTTGGTATGTACTTAACTTAGAAGGACaacaattataaatgaaaaatacgAATTTTAAACAATCTGAcaccgtcccactgggcgtgccaatttgtttaccagtgatttctgacaaacaatcgctagtcctccaaattattaactatactttggttactcgcaggatcgactagattgatcttaggacatgtgtcagaaagtttctatcatgATAATTGAAGTCATATTTCTGAGTTTTACTTCTATAAGAAATGCTATATAATCTAAGGCTTGGTGTAAAAAGGCAATGTAAAATACAATTCAACAAAAGAGATTGCAGAAAGTAATTCGAAATGACTGGACTGTAAATGTAAATTATTCGACAGAAATGTAAAGATATCTAAATTACTTGTGTTTATAAAACAAAAGATTGAAAATGtaatggtgttacacgtacatttctcagcgaaaactctttctcttacgcttgatacttgagtgatttgtgagtaatttaTACAAAATAAACACCTCTGGATCCTACCACTAAGATCCTTatatatactaattcgaccctaatggTCCTACTCTAATGAGATGCCACGTTGCTTGTTGCATGCGCTTCGAATTCCTGGAGTTCCACGTGTCTCCCTTGATCCAAACGAAacactttgaaattcaaatcctcccgctcGAAAACCCTTCGACACAGAAAAATGTGTCTTTGCAAATAACATGTCAGAATACCTTAAGTATTTTTATTCTTCGAAGAGAATCTATTTGCATTTTACTTTGACTTAGAAAATACTTCAGACATATAGTAACTCTAAAAATAGCCTTTTACAGCCATTCTCTCTTCAAAACATATTgttgaaatctccagctaacaactATATGCACCCATAACCAGACGCTCTTATGCCAATTAAAGGTTCaaaaaacacaataaggggggttggattgagttttaaataaaataaaaacttatgaCATGTTTGGTTATCCTgcttcgtttgaactcaaactactctagtccaccctatcaaggtgatttcgcctctctcttacgaggtcttaatccactaatcaaacttgattacaacaacTTCACAATGACAACcgtcaaagtcttcttgagataaaccacaacccggtttctcaaggaacaataacaacaaaacttaatcttatgtatttacaaaattgcTTCTAATAAGttgtatcacaactgtgatgtatACACGATATTTGAGTACAATGCACAAAAACAAAAGAATGAATAGTAACTTTAGAGCTTTACGAAAATGATTTGTGTGTAAGAGTTCTTGACCATAACTTCAGTTGTGTCTTCAATATATAGTGGAGCTTTTGAACCGTTGGAGAGACATACTTTTCACTTTTGGAATGttgaaataatatgatttaagACCTTTCCAAATATAGAGATTATGTCCATAGAATAGATGATCCAGCCGTTAATAGAAGATCTTGATTTTAATACTTTGTAATGGAAAAGAGTGTCAGAGCATTATATCAACATTGGTGCAAGGAGCGTTTCTATATGAGagctttatcagaacttctgattctGAAAAATCACGGTCAAAACCTGAATAATTAATAACCTgagaaatcacagtcaaaacatgtatcaaaagtataataaaaaattattttaaaatcattAGTATGTATTCTTTGTAGAAAATACGGCGTGGGTGTATAATGtatttatgttaaaaataaaCCATTTATATATGAGTATTTGGGTGAAAATGTATAAATGACACGGGATGACATTTTCAAATGGTATGAGAAACCCTAATTCTTTTTTTAGCCAAAAACATATAATGACTTCAAAAATGGTATGAGAAAATTAAGCGAAGTCAGCAGACGTCCTCTGAATCAGAGATGGATACCGCTGACGAGGAGCAGGGGAGAAAAAGCTATAATCCATTATCGTTCTACTCCCCTGATCCGATCAAGGTAAACAAGTCCTTACAATTAAAGCTGCTCAACAAAAACTATATTCCACTCTCGCTCTTCACCTACGGTTCCACCGCCGACCGCCGTCGTCAATCAAAGAGGTCAGCAAAATTCCACTATGGTTCTACGATGTCTCCAAATCAAAGGTTAGCATAAACTCTATTCCTAATAAAGTTGCTTTCTCTATTCTTTCAAAACTCTCCATAAAGTCATTGAAGCGCTTTGAATGTCTAGGCAAAACATGGTCCACTTTATTTGAAAACCCTGACTTCATGACCTTGCACAGCAACCATTTCATATCTCGTCACGGTTCTGATGATGATCATCGTACATTTCTTCTCACTCTCACACCTGCACCTGCTCTTTACAACTGTGAATTCTATTTGCTCGGCAACCCACTCAAACTCAATTTGCCATCTCCATTTCAACGCCCTTGCTCCTTTGTTTCTATTCTCGGCTCCACAAGTGTTAACGGCATTTTTTGTTTAAAAACTAATTCTTGGAGATGGATCAGCATGAACGGGAGGATTGATCTGGATCATTGGATGTATACTGGGTCATTTGATGGTCATGAAGTTTATGTGGATGGAACCTGTCATTGGTTGTTTACTAAGGATGACAGCAAAGAACAACATACTGTAGTAACTCTATTGTCATTTGACCTGAGTAATCAGGCGTTCATTACAACACCCATCGGGGAAGAATCTATCACTCCACACACTTATAATAGACGCTTGGCCGTGTTAAATGCCTCAATTGCTTTACTCTCAAATTATGACGATAATATTGTTTTTCACATATCTATTCTGGGTCAACTTGGTGTGACTGAATCATGGACCAAACTATATATTTGTGGCCCCTTACCTTCCCTCGAATGGCCCCCATATGGATTTGGGAAGATGGGATATATGTTCTTTGAAAAAACAGATGGTGAACTAGCCTATGTTGATCTGAGCACCCAAAAAATTGAGGAAGTTGATATCACTACTAGAAGCGCATGTTTATTTACGGTCGGTCTTTACAAGAAAAGCCTTCTTTCGATCAGAGGATCAAgtaaatagtttttttaattcttCTTGTTGGTGATATCATCttgttttatcaatttaattttgAAGGTTTAGGCTTTTGTGATTTGCAAACTGATTGTATTTATATTTCATCTGTAGGAATgatatgttttatttaatgaatgtgcTCCAATATGTCTTTTGGTTTTTACTTAAATTATATATAACCACTCTGTATAATAtttctcttttgattttttttaacacgATCCAACTCAGTTATCTTGGTATGTACAAGTTTCATGGCTTAGTGCTAAGAATGTTGATTTAAACCGGTTTCATGGTTTACCCATAACCTTATTTGGTATTGAAAAACCGGTGAATTTTAAATCGGGTTTTCAAAGATTGGTCCAAAATCCTAACCCAACCAAACCCAAACTTGTTTGTGGTGTATTTCTTACAGGTATTTGTGATTCTCTATTATCTCTCAATCTCAATCAATGCAAACCCTAATCACAAATGACAACCATTTTCTACCTTCACTTTGAAGGAATGACATAAAATCACTAATCATGATTTGCTATGCTATCCTGCCCAATGATGTATAAATAGACTATTCAGCTGCTACATGGTTTTCTTCATAACTTGCATTGCAACATTCTCTCTCAGTCTCTCTCAATGTGTGTATGTGAATCATgatctttctttctctctcgCTCTGGATATCTATATCTATCTATCTAAGATGCAAAAAGGTTGTGAATGAATCCATTGTAAATGCTCTACatcatttttatttaggtatgaGATCTGAGGGCACTGTGTCCTTTTTTTCTGTCAATTgaagttattgttattattgcaAAAGGAGTTTTTGCTATGCTCTCATTGCAAGAGAGTTTTATGCTAGGCTTAATGAATACATACTGTATTACTATAGTATGCTGTTGCAGAAACTCAACATCTCTAGTACATTATCCCAGAGACACATCTCAagtataaattataataaagtatATTTAGTTTCAATGCATCTCATAAGGATTCCAAGTGGTTACATTTGGTGTGGATAATATGCTAAGTTTTTCAATTGATGACCTTCCAATATGATTAGTCAATTCCCTATTGTGTCATGTCTATATGTCCAATGAGGAATGCTTGTTAAGATATGTTTCTTCATACTAATGTCACTGGTGTCTTCTTTTTCTTTCACTCATTTACATTTGTAAAGGAGCTCTGTAGTTAATCTCCAGAACAAATGTGTAAGTACTCTCGCTGTCATCTCTTCTTAAACTGCTAACAAACTTTCAACATTGACATATTTATTGTTTAGGGAGCCAATGTTATGTTTAAACTTGGATGTGAAGTAATATAGTTTCTCTTTTAATTTAGTATTTCTTATTCATCTGTGGCTCCATCTAGTTATCTACCGTAGGGTGGAAAATTTATTTCTAAGTTTCGGCTGTCAATCCCACCGTTCTCATATATGCTTATGGTTGTGTTTTGGCTCTTGTATTGTAATAATTACTTGGGTTTTTCCTGTTTTATTGTCGTTACTTAATTCAACCATTTTCCCTTTATAGTGAACTGTTGAATAGTTCTCAATTTTCACGAAGTGTAGATTTGCTTTACCATTAAAGAGAACTAATATACTTTCAATTTCCTTGGGATAAATTTGCACATGGTAGGGTggcaaatttatattatttttggttGTCCATCAACACTTCTCATTTATGCTTAATAGATTTTTCTTGACAGGTTATTAGGTTAAGTTTAGACATCATATTACTAATGGATGTATCTTGTGGATTTCCTTTTCAAATGATAAATACCTATTGTGCTGACTCTGTTCCCTCTGGAGAAATTCCTTAGTGTTTTTTGGATATGCCCAATAACGAAAGCTTATAAAGATATGGTACTTTGAATATAATCCAAAGCCTTTCCGTCCCTTTTGCCCTTTTAACACTGCCATCACTATtgacttgttcttcttcttcttctacttcttccacttcttctttttcttcttctacacTGTCGtcgccatcatcatcatcattattattactattattattattattattattattcatagtgACAGTGGGTTGAAGTGGCGGAGGTTGTGCCCTTGGGCACTCCCTTGATGGGGATGTTGAGAGGCTTTTATGGATGTTGAAAAAGTACAAATCTGACAATATCCGAGGGCTGAGTTTCTATCTCTTATTTGGATAATCTTGTTAGTTGGTTCctttcttcattttttatgtTATCTTCAGGTCAGGAATTTATTGGTCTGCCTAACTATGCCTCAGTCCTGCCTAACAGGTGAAGAGAAATGTAGATGCTCTTCCTGTCTACTAATTTCTCTAGTTTTCTCTGTCCTACGTTTTTGCAGGTTGACGTTTTATAATTCGTTATCGTTCACCTACTTCTTTCACTTGTGAATGAACTTTAGTTGATGTCCAGAATAAACGTGTAAGTACTCCCGCTTTCATGTCTTCTTAAACTGCACAGAAACTTTCATTGGTAGGGTGGCAAATTTATATTTCTTAGTTTCCATTTGAGTTTAGTGTTTCTTATTCATCTGCAGCTCCCTCTAGTTTTGGCTGTCAATAAATCGTTCTTATATATGCTTAAGTGATTTTTGTTGGCAGGTTAAATTTAGATATTAATTAAGGTTGTATTTTGGCTCTTgtgttttaattattacttgactTTTCCCTGTTTTATTGTCATCAATAAATTTGATCATTTTTCCTTTATCTTAAACTATTGAATAGTTCTCAATTTTCACTAAGTGTAGATTTGCTTTACCATCAAAGAGAACTAAATTACTTGCTCATTTATACTTAATGGTTGTATTTTGGCAATTGTGTTTTGAAAATTACTTGGAGTTTCACTATTTAATTGTCATCATCAAATTcggttgttattattttttttaagctTATACTATTGAATACTTCCCAATTTGCACTTGGTGTAGATTTGCTTTACCATCAAACATAACTTATTTTAATTGTTCGATTTCCTTGGGATAAATTTGCGTATAATTTCTTCCGTATATGCCCGATGATGATTTTTCCCTATTAGACATGTTACTCTGAATATGATTCACAGCTTTTCCATCCATTCTGCCTTTCTTCTCACTGTCATCACTTCTAACTATGGTGTTGTTGTTGGTGCTGTTGTTGTtctacttccttttcttcttcGTCTTCTCATTTTCATTGTCGTTGTTATCACTACTACTGACAGTGGGTAGAGATGGTGGAGGTTGTGCGATTCTTTCTCTTGTGCACAAC is from Vicia villosa cultivar HV-30 ecotype Madison, WI unplaced genomic scaffold, Vvil1.0 ctg.000451F_1_1_3, whole genome shotgun sequence and encodes:
- the LOC131628412 gene encoding uncharacterized protein LOC131628412 isoform X2; this translates as MDTADEEQGRKSYNPLSFYSPDPIKVNKSLQLKLLNKNYIPLSLFTYGSTADRRRQSKRSAKFHYGSTMSPNQSMNGRIDLDHWMYTGSFDGHEVYVDGTCHWLFTKDDSKEQHTVVTLLSFDLSNQAFITTPIGEESITPHTYNRRLAVLNASIALLSNYDDNIVFHISILGQLGVTESWTKLYICGPLPSLEWPPYGFGKMGYMFFEKTDGELAYVDLSTQKIEEVDITTRSACLFTVGLYKKSLLSIRGSSK
- the LOC131628412 gene encoding uncharacterized protein LOC131628412 isoform X1 — translated: MVLRCLQIKGKTWSTLFENPDFMTLHSNHFISRHGSDDDHRTFLLTLTPAPALYNCEFYLLGNPLKLNLPSPFQRPCSFVSILGSTSVNGIFCLKTNSWRWISMNGRIDLDHWMYTGSFDGHEVYVDGTCHWLFTKDDSKEQHTVVTLLSFDLSNQAFITTPIGEESITPHTYNRRLAVLNASIALLSNYDDNIVFHISILGQLGVTESWTKLYICGPLPSLEWPPYGFGKMGYMFFEKTDGELAYVDLSTQKIEEVDITTRSACLFTVGLYKKSLLSIRGSSK